Proteins from one Solenopsis invicta isolate M01_SB chromosome 11, UNIL_Sinv_3.0, whole genome shotgun sequence genomic window:
- the LOC105200593 gene encoding uncharacterized protein LOC105200593 — protein sequence MLMMTMVISLGICNTMKIPPSTKENITTTTTPPSTTENIRTTTYNKFKKCPTLTILSLPVNSTEGRYRYTCLYNNGTRKILREDD from the exons ATGTTAATGATGACCATGGTTATATCATTAGGAATATGTAATACGATGAAAATTCCACCTAgtacaaaagaaaatataacaacGACCACAACTCCACCTAGTACCACAGAAAATATAAGAACTACtacttacaataaatttaaaaaatgtcctaCACTTACCATACTGAGCCTACCAGTAAACTCTACGGAAGGAAGGTATCGTTACACGTGTCTTTATAACAATGGCACGCGAAAGATACTCAGag agGATGATTGA
- the LOC113004864 gene encoding uncharacterized protein LOC113004864, translating to MKAFFNIFLVLLVIVATVIPLGTCKPRTIERVTNQVIEHTTEEHTTAFINIESTTVIPHHRNIIKAPARNAKLGCPSGEKLDPRGMCRKVL from the coding sequence ATGAAAgccttttttaatattttcctgGTGCTCCTAGTAATAGTAGCCACTGTGATACCATTGGGAACATGTAAACCTAGGACGATTGAACGTGTCACAAACCAGGTCATTGAACATACGACTGAAGAACATACAACTGCATTCATAAATATAGAAAGTACCACCGTCATCCCTCATCACCGCAACATCATAAAGGCTCCTGCGAGAAATGCGAAACTTGGTTGTCCTTCAGGCGAGAAGCTGGATCCTCGTGGAATGTGTCGTAAAGTGTTGTAA